One Bosea sp. 124 genomic window, CGAGCAGCTCGGCGAAGCCTGCCGGGTGAAGGGCATCGCGCTCGCCGTGCTGCCCGGCGACGACCGGCCGGACGACAGGCTGGCGGAATACGGCACCGTCGACAAATCCTTCGCACAGGATCTGCTGGGCTATTTCCATGCCGGCGGCGGCGCCGAGAACATGCGGCGGATGCTATGGCGGATTGCGGCCATCCATCCGCCATCCGGTCTCGCTCCGCTGCCGCTCCCGCCGTTCTTCGCGCTCGGCGACGGCACGACTCCGACGCCCTGGCGCGAGGCGGTGGCCGCCCTGCCCGGCGACACGGCATTCGTCCCGATCCTGGTCTACCGCTCGGCTGTGAGCGCCGGCGACACGGCGCTGGGCGAAGCGCTTCGGACCGCGCTCGCCGCGCGCGGGCTTGCGCCTCTCATCCTCGCCTTGACGAGCCTGAAGGACCCGGCCGTCACGGCCGAACTCGCGGCGCTGATCGCGCTGCGCCGACCGGCCCTGATTGTGACGACGACCGCCTTCTCAGCCCGCGAAGGCGCCGATTTCGTGCTCGACGCCGCCGATTGCCCGGTCCTGCAGGCGATGCCGGTCGGCAGCGCGCGCGATGCCTGGGCGGCGGCGTCGCGCGGGCTCTCGGCTGCCGATCTTGCCATGCAGGTCGCCCTGCCGGAATTCGACGGGCGTATCGGTGCCGTTCCGGTCGCCTTCAAGGCGGAGACGGTCGATGCCGCCACCGGACTCGCCCTCCGCCGGCTCGTGCCGGATGCGGACGGAATCGCCGCCCTCGCCGATCTCGCGAATGGCTGGATTTCGCTCGCGGCGAAGCCCCCGGCCGAACGCAGGCTGGCGCTGGCGATGTCGGATTATCCGGCGCGCGGCGGGCGGGCCGGCTTCGCGGTCGGGCTCGATACGCCGGCGAGCGTGACGGCGATCCGGGAGGTGCTGGCGGAGGCAGGGTATGACGTCGGCATGCGCGCTCATACCCTCAGCCCTCATCCTGAGGAGCCGCGCAGCGGCGTCTCGAAGGAGGACCAGGGAGTCCCCGAGACCACTGGAGCATCCTTCGAGACGCGGACTGCGTCCGCTCCTCAGGATGAGGGCCAGAGCTTGATGCGCGCCCTCACCAACGGCCCGGCCGTTCTGGCCATCCCGCTGCCCGCCTACAGCGCCTGGCTCGCAACGATCCCCGCCGACGCCCGCGACGCCCTCATCGCCGCCCATGGCCAGCCCGAGGCCGACCCTGCCCTCAGCGACGGCGCTTTCCGCTTCCGCGCCATCCGCGACGGCAGCCTCACCATCGCGCTGCAGCCGCCGCGCGATGCGACGCCGGACCGCAAGGCGCGCTATCACGACCCCGATGCCCCGCCCGGCCATGGCTATCTCGCCTTCTATCTGGCGCTGCGCGAGATGGCCTGCATCGATGCGCTGATCCATCTCGGCACGCATGGTACGACCGAATGGCTGCCGGGCAAGGCGGTGGCGCTGTCTTGCGCCTGCTGGCCGCGCCTCGTCACGCGCGGGCTGCCGGTGATCTACCCCTATGTCGTCGACGATCCGGGCGAAGCGGCGCCGGCGAAGCGCCGGCTCTCGGCGATCACGCTCGGCCATCTGCCGCCGCCGCTGGCCGAAACGGAGGCTGCAGGCGAGACCGCACTGTTGCGCGATCTGGTCGAGGAGTTCAGCCAAGCGCAAGTGATGGACCCGCGCCGCGCCGATATCGTCGCAAGCGAGATCCGGGCGCGGGCCGAGGCGAGCGGGCTCGCGGAAGCCTGCGGCGTCAGCGCCGATCTTCCGATGAGCGAGGCGTTGACGCGGCTCGACGCGCATCTCTGCGACATCACCGAGATGCCGTTCCGCGACGGGCTGCACGTCTTCGGGCAATCGGCGCGGGACCCGGTCTCGGCGCAGGCCGAGCGCGATGGATTGCTGCGGGCGCTGGACGGGCGCTTCGTTCAGCCCGGCCCCGCCGGCTCGCCGCATCGCGGCCGGCCGGACGTGCTGCCGACCGGGCGCAACCTCTCGACGCTCGATCCGCGCGCCATCCCGACGCGGGCCGCGGCGCGGTTAGGGGCTCTCGCGGCGCAGGCGATTGTCGCGCGCCATCTCCAGGACCATGGCGAGGCGCCCCGCCGGATCGTGATGGATCTCTGGGCCTCGCCGACCCTGCGCTCGGGCGGCGAGGACATCGCCCATGCGCTGGCGCTGATGGGCGTCGCCCCGCTCTGGGACGATGCCTCGACGCGGGTGACGGGGTTTTCGATCACGCCGCTGCCGAAACTCGCCTTCGCGCGGGTCGATGTCACGCTGCGGATTTCGGGCGCCTTCCGCGACATTTTTCCGGGGCAGGTCGCACTGCTCGACGCGGCGGCACGCGCCGTTTCCGCCCTCGACGAGCCGGAGGACTGGAACGAGCCCGCCGCCGCGCGCCGCCGTGGCGAGGCGGGACCGCGCGTGTTCGGGGCCGCGCCCGGGCGCTACGGCGCGGGAACCGCCGACCGCGCGCTCGACGGCGACTGGACGATGCGCGACGAGCTCGGCGCCGCCTATCTCGCCGCCTCCAGCCATGCCTATGGCGGGCCCGAAGGCAGCGCCAGCGCCGATGACGGCTTCAAGGCCCGGATCAGGACGGCCGACGCCTTCGTGCATGTCAGCGACACCGCCGGGCGCGATATCCTCGAGGCGTCGAGCGCCGCCGACGTCATCGGCGGGCTCGCGGCGGCCGCGAAGGCACTCGGCGCGAACCCGACGCTCTACAGCCTCGACAGTTCCCATCCGGAGGCGCCGAAGGCGCGCACGCTGCCGGAGGATATCGCCCGCATCGTCCATGGCCGGCTGACCCATCCGCGCTGGATCGCATCGCATCTCGCCCATGGCTGGCGCGGTGCCGCCGAACTCGCGGAAGCGCTCGACACGCTCTTCGTCTTTGCCGCGAGCACGGATGCGGTTCCGGACGGGCTGTTCGACGCGGTGTTCCAGGCCTGGTGCGCCGACACCGCCGTCTGGAGCGCGATCGAGGCGGCGAACGCACCCGCCGCTGCCGCCATCCGGGCAAGGCTGGCGGAAGCGGCGCGGCGAGGGCTGTGGACCAGCCGGCGCAACTCGGTCGGAGCATTCCTGGAGAGGGACGGCAATTCTGCGGCGGTGATCAAAGCGGGCGCCTCCCTTCCCCCTCGTCGGGAAGGGAGGGTGATGGGGGACGTCCCGCCGGGCGAGCGCTCCCCCGGTCGCTTGCCCCTCACCTCTGCCCCTCCCCACCAGGGGGAGGGGTTTCCCGCGCCTGACGATATCCGGACGCAGCCTTGGACGGCCGCAGAATGAACGCGCCGTCGAAAGACGCGCTGCGGCGCGGCTGGTGCCCGAGCACGCTCAGGCCGATGGAGACCGGCGATGGCTGGCTGGTGCGGCTGCATCCGCCCGGAGCGCGCCTCTCCCCGGCGCAGTTGCAGCGCATCGCGGCGCTGGCGCGCGAGCATGGCAACGGGCTGATCGAGATCTCGGCGCGGGGCAACATGCAGTTGCGCGGCGTCACGCCAGAGAGCCACCCACGGCTGGTCGCGACGCTGCTGGCCGAGCGGCTGGTCGACGAGCATGACGGGGCCGGACCGCAAAAGCTGACGCTGGCCTCGCCGCTCGCCCTCCCTCCCCCCGCTTGCGGTGGGGAGGGTCGGGGTGGAGAGCCGGAAAGCCAGAGCTACACCTTGCATCGTCTCGCCGAGCGGCACTCCCCCCCACCCCGACCCTCTCCACCGCAAGCGGGGGGAGGGAGGAGCGCTTCCGTGGCCGATGCCGTCTTTTCGGGAAACGATGGCGCCAGCGACCTGATCGACGCTGCCATCCTTGCCTCCGCGATCGAAGCGTGCGGACGGAATATCTCTGGCCTGCCAGCAAAATTCTCCGTCGTCGTCGATGGCGGTGGGGCGGCGTCGCTCGATGCCTTCGCGGGCGATCTGCGCGTCGTCGGGACGGCGCCGGGCATGGTCACGATCGGGCTGGCGGATCGCATCTGGCTGGGGCCGGTCGCAGCGGAGAAGGCCGGCGCGGTCGTCGCAACGGTGCTGGCGCGTTTCGCTGCATGGCGCGCGCAGGCGCCGGACGCGATCCGCCGGCTGCACGACCTGCCGTCCGATGCGCTCACCGTGCTGTGCGAGCTGCCCGTCGCGCCGCCTCCGGCAGCGCGACCCGCGCCCCGGCGCGCCGGGCTGTTTTCATTCGGCCCGGGCCATGTCGCGGCGATGGCCGGTCTGCCCTTCGGCCGCTCGGACGCCGCAACGCTCGACCGGCTCGGTGCGGCGGCGCTGGCTCATGGCTGCACGGATATCCGCCTCTCGCCCTGGCGCGGGATCGCCTTTCGCGGGATGGCCGAGGGCGATGCCGAAGCACTGCTGGCCTTTACCGCCTCGCTCGGACTGATCGCCCGCGACGACGATCCGCGCCTCTCGGTGCAGGCCTGCGCGGGGGCTCCGGCCTGCCTGCGGGCGGAGACCAGCGCCATGGCCGATGCCGCCCGATTGGCGGATGCGATCGCGCCGCTGCTCGCCTCGGGGCTGACGCTGCATGTCTCGGGTTGCGTGAAATCCTGCGCGCGGCCCGGCGCCTCCGATCTCACGCTGGTCGGGCGTAGAGGGCGCTACGGCGTCGTCGTCGACGGGACTACGCGGAATGCGGCCATCGCCGAGCTTGACCTTTCCGGGGTCATGGCGCGATTGCAGCCCGGACAGGAGATTCACGCCCGCCTCCTTGCGGCGGGCCGGCTGGCAGGATCACGGGTTTGACGCGGGCTTACGACTATATCCAGGACGGGGCGGCGATCTATCAGCGCTCCTTCGCGATCATCCGGGCGGAAGCCGATCTGTCGCGCTTCGCGGGCCGGGCCGCGCATGTCGTGGTCCGCATGATCCATGCCTGCGGCATGACCGACCTGCCGGCCGATGTGGAGATGTCGCCGGATTTCGCGCCAGCGGCCGAGGCCGCTCTGAAGGCCGGCGCG contains:
- the cobN gene encoding cobaltochelatase subunit CobN, which encodes MHLLPTSEVRLDDGEDAVDLGLPPGDVLVLSYADSDLSALAAAMFPSPRLRWGRVRDGGPESPSTVLDRLAERHCPPPQPSPSQAEGGSDVAPNLSVRLASLRRLRHPLSIDLLIEKTAAKSRFVLVRCLGGLDYWRYGIEQLGEACRVKGIALAVLPGDDRPDDRLAEYGTVDKSFAQDLLGYFHAGGGAENMRRMLWRIAAIHPPSGLAPLPLPPFFALGDGTTPTPWREAVAALPGDTAFVPILVYRSAVSAGDTALGEALRTALAARGLAPLILALTSLKDPAVTAELAALIALRRPALIVTTTAFSAREGADFVLDAADCPVLQAMPVGSARDAWAAASRGLSAADLAMQVALPEFDGRIGAVPVAFKAETVDAATGLALRRLVPDADGIAALADLANGWISLAAKPPAERRLALAMSDYPARGGRAGFAVGLDTPASVTAIREVLAEAGYDVGMRAHTLSPHPEEPRSGVSKEDQGVPETTGASFETRTASAPQDEGQSLMRALTNGPAVLAIPLPAYSAWLATIPADARDALIAAHGQPEADPALSDGAFRFRAIRDGSLTIALQPPRDATPDRKARYHDPDAPPGHGYLAFYLALREMACIDALIHLGTHGTTEWLPGKAVALSCACWPRLVTRGLPVIYPYVVDDPGEAAPAKRRLSAITLGHLPPPLAETEAAGETALLRDLVEEFSQAQVMDPRRADIVASEIRARAEASGLAEACGVSADLPMSEALTRLDAHLCDITEMPFRDGLHVFGQSARDPVSAQAERDGLLRALDGRFVQPGPAGSPHRGRPDVLPTGRNLSTLDPRAIPTRAAARLGALAAQAIVARHLQDHGEAPRRIVMDLWASPTLRSGGEDIAHALALMGVAPLWDDASTRVTGFSITPLPKLAFARVDVTLRISGAFRDIFPGQVALLDAAARAVSALDEPEDWNEPAAARRRGEAGPRVFGAAPGRYGAGTADRALDGDWTMRDELGAAYLAASSHAYGGPEGSASADDGFKARIRTADAFVHVSDTAGRDILEASSAADVIGGLAAAAKALGANPTLYSLDSSHPEAPKARTLPEDIARIVHGRLTHPRWIASHLAHGWRGAAELAEALDTLFVFAASTDAVPDGLFDAVFQAWCADTAVWSAIEAANAPAAAAIRARLAEAARRGLWTSRRNSVGAFLERDGNSAAVIKAGASLPPRREGRVMGDVPPGERSPGRLPLTSAPPHQGEGFPAPDDIRTQPWTAAE
- a CDS encoding precorrin-3B synthase; translation: MNAPSKDALRRGWCPSTLRPMETGDGWLVRLHPPGARLSPAQLQRIAALAREHGNGLIEISARGNMQLRGVTPESHPRLVATLLAERLVDEHDGAGPQKLTLASPLALPPPACGGEGRGGEPESQSYTLHRLAERHSPPPRPSPPQAGGGRSASVADAVFSGNDGASDLIDAAILASAIEACGRNISGLPAKFSVVVDGGGAASLDAFAGDLRVVGTAPGMVTIGLADRIWLGPVAAEKAGAVVATVLARFAAWRAQAPDAIRRLHDLPSDALTVLCELPVAPPPAARPAPRRAGLFSFGPGHVAAMAGLPFGRSDAATLDRLGAAALAHGCTDIRLSPWRGIAFRGMAEGDAEALLAFTASLGLIARDDDPRLSVQACAGAPACLRAETSAMADAARLADAIAPLLASGLTLHVSGCVKSCARPGASDLTLVGRRGRYGVVVDGTTRNAAIAELDLSGVMARLQPGQEIHARLLAAGRLAGSRV